Genomic window (Bacillus vallismortis):
ACAGGCTTTCCGCCAGCGAGTTTCACCTGCTCCGGATAGCTCACCCAGTAAGGTGTTGGAATAATGACTTCATCTCCTTCATCCAAAATCACTTGGAAAAGGGTGTACAGCGCATGTTTGGCACCTGTGCAGACAATGATTTGAGACGGTTTGTATTCAATATTCTGGTCACGTTTAAATTTCTCTGCAATGCTGTTTTTGAGTTCAGCCAGACCACCTGAAGGCGTGTACTTCGTATGGCCTTCGTTCATAGAACGTACAGCGGCATCAATGATGTGCTGCGGTGTATTAAAGTCAGGTTCGCCTGCCCCTAGGCCGATAACATCATGGCCTGCCGCTTTCAGTTCTTTCGCTTTTGCTGTGATTGCCAGTGTGGTAGACGGTGTTAATGCGGATACTCTTTTTGCCAGTTTCAACTTGAACTCCCCCTAATTCGTCTTAAGGCGTCATATTTTTGAGAATCTTTCCAGTTGTAAAGTCCACATAACTTAAACTGTATTGACCTTCTTTGTCTAAGTACGTTACTTCCCAAAGCAGGACATTTCCCTCTCTTGCCAGATGAACCTCTTTTTGCTTTGAAACCAGTCCTTCATCCTGTATGATTTTCGCCGCTTTGTCTTCGGAGATTCCCTCTTTTGCTTCTTTTGAGAGAATTTTTGCTTTTTTATCGGCAGGAACCCAGACATATAATTTGCTTCCTTTTTTGTCCGTTCCCTTTACAACATAATATTTTTCTTTTCCGACAAATGTTTCGACTTGATCAACGTTGGCGAGATCGGTTTCTTTTTTAGCTTCAGCAGCTGCTGCTTCGTGCCCCTCTTCCTTTTGTGCCATGGCTGATTTATAAATGCTTGCCGAGACAAGAAGTACTGCTAAAAAAATAATACCAAAAATGGCGGTAAATATTAATGCTTTTTTTCTCATCTTCTCACCTACGTACGATAAATGGTAAAAACGGCTTGGTTTTTGTTTTCTTCATCCAGCGCAAGGCCGAACATCAGATTATCTCTTTTCAGTGTCCGATTCAGTGTGTCTACAATTTTATAAAGGTCATCAGAATGCTCTACATTAATTGTTGAAAGAATCTCGATTTTGCTTTCCATTTTTTCATCCTCCAGTTTGAACAAATATTGTTAGTCATACTCCGTTTTAGGACACGCCATACTAGTATCACAGAGCGGCAAAACCGCTTTTAAATAAAACACCATCCTATTCCCACACCGCAAAAGCCGCTTTATGCGGCTTTTATTCTTTTTCCCCTGCAACGTAAGCCTCAAGCTCGCTGTCAGTCATTTCGGATACGTAAGTTGTCGGCAGGGCATCAAGAAACAACCGGCCATAACCTGCCGTTTTAATCCGTCTGTCCAATATGACAATCGTCCCTTTGTCTCCCGCTGTCCGCAGCAAACGGCCGATTCCTTGCCTGAAGGTCAGCACAGCTTCCGGAAGTGATACTGTTTGAAACGGATTCCGCCCTTGTTTTCGGGCAAGCTCACATTTCGCAGCATGAAGCGGATGATCAGGGGACCGGAATGGAAGCCTTGCGATCATTACCGTTATCAGCTCATCACCAGGAAAATCAACGCCTTCCCAAAAGTGATTTGTACCAAGCAAGATCGCCTGATTGGATGTTTTAAAAGTTTTCATCAGTTTGCCTGGACTTCCGCCTGAAATTCCTTGCGCCAAGAGCTGAATGCCGGAAGCACTCATCGCTTGCTTCAGCTCCTGATGAACCTTTTTCAGCATATCATGAGACGTGAACAGCACAAGGATTTTGGGCTGTTTTTCCTTTGCCATCAGTTCAATATAACGGGCCGTATCCTGTATAAATTCAGTTTGCCCTGTATCTTGAATTGATTTCATTTCTTTTGGAATCATCACCCGCATGCGCTCATCGTAAGAAAAAGGCGACTCAATTCTCATTGTTCGCGGGAAAAAGTCATCCAGTCCCAGACGTTCAATCATAAATTGAAATGAATCTTCGACAGTAAGGGTTGCAGATGTCAGCACCACACTGTTTTTGCGCGCGAAAAACTGATCAGCCAGGAGTTCACCAGGTTCAAGCGGCTGTGCGTAAATGGCCACTGCGTTTTTTGCTCCCTTTGCGTCTATTTCAACCCAAACCGCTTCATCGTCATCAGACTCGAAGAACAGCTTCTGCAACGTTAGACAGTAATGCTGCAAGCCTTTCATGACTCTTTGATATTCATCGGCTAAATAAGCGGTTTTGCTCTTCATACTCGTCAGATGTTTTTCCATCAGAGCCGACTGTGCCTCAAAAAGCTGCTGCAAATGTGTCAGCATGGAACAAAGCCTCTCTGCTCCATCCGTTAAAATAGGCCAGCTTTTATCTTGGCTTTCTTTGTTCACCTTATAGACTAGACGGTTTAAGTCTTCTTTAGGTTTTCTTCGTTTGACAAAAGAATGCACAGAGCTGAAGAAAGCATCACTTTCTGCTTGGATGTGCTGAATCCACTCTTCCAATTCGAAAAAAGAATCAACGGGCAGGCTGTTTCGCTGAAATAGCTGTCTCATCTTTTTTAGAAGCCCCTGTTCCTTCAGAGTGCCGATTCTGTTCAATTTAGAATGCAATTCTATATACGTGGCTCTTTTTCCTAAATGTTCGCTCGCCGCACGTTCAAAATGATGGGCTTCATCGATAATAAATGTGCCGCTTTCAGGGAGTCTTTTTTTCTGGCTGCCTTCATCGGTCAGCAAAAGGGAATGGTTGGTAATCACCAAATCGGAACGCATGGCAATCTCCTTGGCACGCTCATAAAACCCGGTCACACTTTCATGTCGACTTCTTTTATAGGAGCCCTCGTCATAAGCCAATCTGTCCCACAGCAATTTTCCGCCTGAAGGCA
Coding sequences:
- the tseB gene encoding cell wall elongation/penicillin-binding protein regulator TseB; this encodes MRKKALIFTAIFGIIFLAVLLVSASIYKSAMAQKEEGHEAAAAEAKKETDLANVDQVETFVGKEKYYVVKGTDKKGSKLYVWVPADKKAKILSKEAKEGISEDKAAKIIQDEGLVSKQKEVHLAREGNVLLWEVTYLDKEGQYSLSYVDFTTGKILKNMTP
- a CDS encoding YpmA family protein; the encoded protein is MESKIEILSTINVEHSDDLYKIVDTLNRTLKRDNLMFGLALDEENKNQAVFTIYRT
- the dinG gene encoding ATP-dependent DNA helicase DinG, which encodes MNKQRFVVIDVETTGNSPKKGDKIIQIAAVVIENGQITERFSKYINPNKSIPAFIEQLTGISNQMVEHEQPFEAVAEEVFHLLDGAYFVAHNIHFDLGFVKYELHKAGFQLPDCEVLDTVELSRIVFPGFEGYKLTELSEELQLRHDQPHRADSDAEVTGLIFLEILEKLRQLPDPTLKQLRRLSQHFISDLTHLLDMFIYENKHTEIPGYARFSSFSVREPATIDERVNEDGNFSFEMENWEAGNEKALSALMPGYEKRDGQMMMIKEVAEAFANREHALIEAPPGIGKTIGYLIPAALFAKKSKKPVIISTYSTLLQQQILTKDLPIVQDLFPFPVTAAVLKGQSHYLCLYKFEQVLHEEDDNYDAVLTKAQLLVWLTETNTGDVAELNLPSGGKLLWDRLAYDEGSYKRSRHESVTGFYERAKEIAMRSDLVITNHSLLLTDEGSQKKRLPESGTFIIDEAHHFERAASEHLGKRATYIELHSKLNRIGTLKEQGLLKKMRQLFQRNSLPVDSFFELEEWIQHIQAESDAFFSSVHSFVKRRKPKEDLNRLVYKVNKESQDKSWPILTDGAERLCSMLTHLQQLFEAQSALMEKHLTSMKSKTAYLADEYQRVMKGLQHYCLTLQKLFFESDDDEAVWVEIDAKGAKNAVAIYAQPLEPGELLADQFFARKNSVVLTSATLTVEDSFQFMIERLGLDDFFPRTMRIESPFSYDERMRVMIPKEMKSIQDTGQTEFIQDTARYIELMAKEKQPKILVLFTSHDMLKKVHQELKQAMSASGIQLLAQGISGGSPGKLMKTFKTSNQAILLGTNHFWEGVDFPGDELITVMIARLPFRSPDHPLHAAKCELARKQGRNPFQTVSLPEAVLTFRQGIGRLLRTAGDKGTIVILDRRIKTAGYGRLFLDALPTTYVSEMTDSELEAYVAGEKE